The following are from one region of the Mangifera indica cultivar Alphonso chromosome 14, CATAS_Mindica_2.1, whole genome shotgun sequence genome:
- the LOC123196395 gene encoding uncharacterized protein LOC123196395 produces the protein MRREYKWVPRFDLVRKEFDIPRDVSVRVWPEGQDLRSGEGLKEGEIVFSCKHFSAIRFPLHPLIHNFFYRLNLTPMQLNPNSLRILSTTLVLNIVNGWNLSLDDIFYCYNLVNIREEQDYYYLCPHQGRAFVSGKPQSEKRWKEQPVIVGGNWAAPELHFQPLRKSFGKAFRPGCFTKLDEERIQFLQQTVLKGVHDSNALLKSDHLLQVSRNRTGWEGLFCHTPAPQRKFVAVVSSASKESSSDTCSAPSLSEAREEENQVEQSSKYTMRKLPTAPLPCMKKSHAGSIFTPKSDPGVEPPREISSQKRSAEASPSRKSDYFESKKQKMPEVSAATGSRYDDEPEPEVPGEHKGKTKQLLEDEMVDVMIKEDREPYLKNADGKKDLKAETVEEDLKACRAFARGIWALADEIKLLNHSASCFSSEAPVKIMQGLLSTIGLCKKLDAYEMKIKKLESDLAVAKAENEEAYREKYEAEMKYSRLHNEVEEINRKKVAQTLNFQKRIKHLEKEKDCLLKEQEKIYESFSKQVMEESAKSFRCGWLEALKDDDANRKYTSPDAFDMACGLSLGQYLQDDD, from the exons ATGAGGAGAGAGTACAAATGGGTGCCTAGGTTTGATTTGGTCAGAAAGGAATTTGATATTCCGAGAGATGTTAGCGTCAGAGTTTGGCCGGAAGGGCAGGACTTAAGATCTGGAGAGGGTCTAAAAGAAGGGGaaattgtattttcatgcaAACACTTTTCTGCAATTAGATTTCCTCTTCATCCTCtcattcataatttcttttACAGACTTAATCTTACTCCTATGCAGCTTAATCCCAACTCCCTCAGAATCCTTTCTACTACGCTTGTTTTGAACATTGTTAATGGTTGGAACTTGAGTTTAGACGATATTTTCTACTGTTATAATTTGGTTAATATCAGGGAAGAGCAAGATTATTATTACCTGTGTCCCCACCAAGGTCGTGCTTTTGTTTCAGGAAAGCCCCAGTCTGAAAAACGTTGGAAAGAGCAACCTGTAATTGTGGGCGGTAACTGGGCGGCTCCAGAGCTACATTTTCAGCCTCTACGAAAGAGCTTTGGAAAAGCATTCCGTCCGGGTTGTTTCACAAAGTTGGATGAAGAGAGGATCCAGTTCTTACAACAAACGGTACTCAAAGGGGTCCATGATTCCAACGCTTTACTGAAAAGTGATCATCTTTTACAAGTGTCTCGCAATCGTACTGGTTGGGAGGGATTATTTTGTCATACTCCAGCTCCTCAAAGGAAGTTTGTGGCTGTAGTTTCTAGTGCGTCCAAGGAATCTTCTTCAGATACTTGTTCTGCACCGAGTTTATCAGAGGCCAGGGAAGAAGAAAACCAAGTGGAACAATCATCGAAGTATACAATGAGAAAATTACCTACTGCACCTCTGCCATGTATGAAGAAGAGCCATGCTGGAAGTATATTCACTCCAAAAAGTGACCCGGGAGTTGAGCCTCCGAGGGAAATTTCGAGTCAAAAGAGGTCAGCTGAAGCGTCTCCCAGCAGGAAATCTGATTATTTTGAGTCAAAGAAACAGAAGATGCCTGAGGTCTCGGCGGCAACTGGTAGCAGATATGATGATGAACCTGAGCCTGAGGTGCCTGGTGaacataagggtaaaactaAGCAATTATTGGAGGATGAAATGGTGGATGTGATGATTAAAGAGGATAGGGAACCGTACTTAAAGAATGCTGATGGGAAAAAGGACTTGAAGGCGGAGACGGTTGAAGAAGATTTGAAAGCTTGCAGGGCTTTTGCTAGAGGAATTTGGGCACTGGCTGATGAAATAAAGTTGTTGAATCATTCAGCATCTTGTTTCTCCTCCGAGGCTCCTGTTAAAATTATGCAG GGACTCCTTTCTACTATTGGCCTTTGTAAGAAGTTGGACGCTTATGAAATGAAGATTAAGAAGCTTGAATCTGATTTGGCTGTGGCTAAGGCTGAAAATGAAGAAGCCTACAGAGAAAAATATGAAGCTGAGATGAAATATTCTCGGTTGCATAATGAGGTTGAAGAGATTAATAGGAAAAAGGTGGCACAGACtctgaattttcaaaagagaATCAAACATCTGGAGAAAGAGAAAGACTGTTTGTTGAAGGAGCAAGAGAAGATTTATGAGAGCTTCTCCAAGCAAGTTATGGAGGAGTCAGCTAAATCGTTCAGATGCGGATGGTTGGAGGCACTGAAAGATGATGATGCAAACAGGAAATATACAAGTCCTGATGCTTTTGACATGGCTTGCGGTCTGAGTTTGGGCCAATACCTGCAAGATGAtgattaa
- the LOC123196396 gene encoding probable plastidic glucose transporter 1 isoform X2 has translation MIGFYKCCPEKFGVMNGPVVSIAQELGFEGNSILEGLVVSIFIVGAFIGSISSGSLVDRLGCRRTFQIDTIPLILGAVISAQAHTLDEMLWGRFLVGLGIGVNTVLVPIYISEVSPTKYRGSLGSLCQIGTCLGIIASLFLGIPAEDDPHWWRTMFYIASLPCVGLALGMQFAVDSPRWLCKVGMFNDAKAVISNLWGESEVDKAIQEFQSVIKSDGSDMDTQWLELLEEPHSRVTFIGGALFVLQQFAGINGVLYFSSLTFQDVGITDGALASLYVGITNFAGALCASYLMDKQGRKPLLIGSYTAMAVSMFLVVCAISLPLDEDLGHSLSILGTLLYMFTFAIGAGPVTGLIIPELSGSRTRGKIMGFSLSVHWVCNFLVGLFFLNLVEKFGVAPVYAGFGGVSLLSALFAYNFIVETKGRSLEEIEISMNPKFQIGDK, from the exons ATGATTGGATTTTACAAGTGTTGCCCTGAAAAATTCGG GGTGATGAATGGCCCTGTTGTTTCAATTGCTCAAGAGCTTGGTTTTGAAGGAAATTCAATCCTTGAGGGACTTGTAGTGAGCATATTTATAGTGGGTGCATTTATTGGAAGCATAAGCTCGGGTTCTCTAGTGGATAGACTTGGTTGTCGGCGAACTTTTCAAATTGATACAATACCATTGATACTTGGTGCAGTTATAAG TGCGCAAGCCCACACCTTGGATGAAATGCTATGGGGAAGATTTCTAGTTGGCCTTGGTATTGGTGTGAATACAGTTCTTGttccaatttatatttccgag GTTTCTCCAACAAAATATAGGGGTTCACTGGGTTCCTTGTGTCAGATTGGTACTTGCCTTGGGATAATTGCATCATTGTTTTTAGGAATTCCTGCAGAAGATGATCCACATTG GTGGAGAACAATGTTCTATATTGCAAGTCTCCCTTGTGTTGGTCTTGCACTTGGTATGCAGTTTGCAGTGGATAGCCCTCGCTGGCTATGTAAA GTAGGGATGTTTAATGATGCCAAAGCTGTTATCAGTAATCTTTGGGGAGAATCTGAAGTTGACAAAGCAATTCAAGAGTTTCAGTCAGTCATAAAAAGTGATGGTAGTGATATGGACACCCAGTGGTTGGAACTCCTTGAGGAACCACACTCAAGAG TTACATTCATTGGAGGTGCCCTTTTTGTGCTTCAACAATTTGCAGGCATAAATGGAGTcctttatttttcatcattgacTTTCCAAGATGTTGGAATTACAGATGGTGCTTTGGCAAGTTTATATGTTGGAATTACAAACTTTGCAG GTGCACTTTGTGCATCTTACTTAATGGATAAGCAAGGCAGAAAGCCGCTTCTAATTGGAAGTTACACTGCTATG GCAGTATCAATGTTTCTTGTTGTCTGTGCTATCAGTTTGCCGCTAGATGAAGATTTGGGTCACAGCTTATCAATTCTTGGAACTCTTTT GTACATGTTCACCTTTGCCATTGGAGCTGGCCCGGTAACTGGCCTTATTATTCCAGAGCTCAGCGGCAGCAGGACACGGGGGAAGATCATGGGTTTTAGTTTATCTGTCCATTGG GTTTGTAATTTCTTGGTGGGTCTATTTTTCCTCAACTTAGTGGAGAAATTCGGAGTTGCTCCAGTTTACGCTGGATTTGGTGGTGTATCTCTGTTGTCAGCATTGTTTGCTTACAACTTTATAGTGGAAACTAAAGGACGCTCTCTCGAAGAAATAGAAATATCAATGAACCCCAAATTCCAAATCGGAGATAAATGA
- the LOC123196396 gene encoding probable plastidic glucose transporter 1 isoform X1, translated as MPVATVLHRPVPAFLSVSLPYLAPFPFPKIETQRFSFKHRSIKFKIPAGKKQVPDLQSQKEEQGSEELLSLENEKASEGYDLGWLPAFPHVLIASMSNFLFGYHIGVMNGPVVSIAQELGFEGNSILEGLVVSIFIVGAFIGSISSGSLVDRLGCRRTFQIDTIPLILGAVISAQAHTLDEMLWGRFLVGLGIGVNTVLVPIYISEVSPTKYRGSLGSLCQIGTCLGIIASLFLGIPAEDDPHWWRTMFYIASLPCVGLALGMQFAVDSPRWLCKVGMFNDAKAVISNLWGESEVDKAIQEFQSVIKSDGSDMDTQWLELLEEPHSRVTFIGGALFVLQQFAGINGVLYFSSLTFQDVGITDGALASLYVGITNFAGALCASYLMDKQGRKPLLIGSYTAMAVSMFLVVCAISLPLDEDLGHSLSILGTLLYMFTFAIGAGPVTGLIIPELSGSRTRGKIMGFSLSVHWVCNFLVGLFFLNLVEKFGVAPVYAGFGGVSLLSALFAYNFIVETKGRSLEEIEISMNPKFQIGDK; from the exons ATGCCGGTAGCTACCGTACTTCACCGTCCGGTTCCGGCGTTTCTCTCAGTTTCGTTGCCGTACCTTGCTCCTTTTCCTTTCCCCAAAATTGAAACGCAGCGTTTCAGCTTTAAGCATCGGTCGATTAAGTTCAAAATTCCGGCGGGAAAGAAGCAAGTTCCGGACCTGCAGTCACAGAAAGAAGAGCAAG GTAGTGAAGAATTGCTATCACTAGAGAATGAGAAGGCTAGTGAAGGATATGATTTGGGATGGTTACCGGCTTTTCCGCATGTGTTGATAGCTTCTATGtctaattttttgtttggttatCACATAGG GGTGATGAATGGCCCTGTTGTTTCAATTGCTCAAGAGCTTGGTTTTGAAGGAAATTCAATCCTTGAGGGACTTGTAGTGAGCATATTTATAGTGGGTGCATTTATTGGAAGCATAAGCTCGGGTTCTCTAGTGGATAGACTTGGTTGTCGGCGAACTTTTCAAATTGATACAATACCATTGATACTTGGTGCAGTTATAAG TGCGCAAGCCCACACCTTGGATGAAATGCTATGGGGAAGATTTCTAGTTGGCCTTGGTATTGGTGTGAATACAGTTCTTGttccaatttatatttccgag GTTTCTCCAACAAAATATAGGGGTTCACTGGGTTCCTTGTGTCAGATTGGTACTTGCCTTGGGATAATTGCATCATTGTTTTTAGGAATTCCTGCAGAAGATGATCCACATTG GTGGAGAACAATGTTCTATATTGCAAGTCTCCCTTGTGTTGGTCTTGCACTTGGTATGCAGTTTGCAGTGGATAGCCCTCGCTGGCTATGTAAA GTAGGGATGTTTAATGATGCCAAAGCTGTTATCAGTAATCTTTGGGGAGAATCTGAAGTTGACAAAGCAATTCAAGAGTTTCAGTCAGTCATAAAAAGTGATGGTAGTGATATGGACACCCAGTGGTTGGAACTCCTTGAGGAACCACACTCAAGAG TTACATTCATTGGAGGTGCCCTTTTTGTGCTTCAACAATTTGCAGGCATAAATGGAGTcctttatttttcatcattgacTTTCCAAGATGTTGGAATTACAGATGGTGCTTTGGCAAGTTTATATGTTGGAATTACAAACTTTGCAG GTGCACTTTGTGCATCTTACTTAATGGATAAGCAAGGCAGAAAGCCGCTTCTAATTGGAAGTTACACTGCTATG GCAGTATCAATGTTTCTTGTTGTCTGTGCTATCAGTTTGCCGCTAGATGAAGATTTGGGTCACAGCTTATCAATTCTTGGAACTCTTTT GTACATGTTCACCTTTGCCATTGGAGCTGGCCCGGTAACTGGCCTTATTATTCCAGAGCTCAGCGGCAGCAGGACACGGGGGAAGATCATGGGTTTTAGTTTATCTGTCCATTGG GTTTGTAATTTCTTGGTGGGTCTATTTTTCCTCAACTTAGTGGAGAAATTCGGAGTTGCTCCAGTTTACGCTGGATTTGGTGGTGTATCTCTGTTGTCAGCATTGTTTGCTTACAACTTTATAGTGGAAACTAAAGGACGCTCTCTCGAAGAAATAGAAATATCAATGAACCCCAAATTCCAAATCGGAGATAAATGA
- the LOC123195775 gene encoding endoglucanase 11-like, whose amino-acid sequence MEKSNNNILNQLQFQIILRFAHPGNSLLLVIPILAAIFTSTATTVSAFDYADALTKSLLYFESQRSGRLPYNQRVTWRDNSGLTDGLEQGVDLVGGYYDAGDHVKFGLPMAFTVTMLSWSVIEFRDQIAEAGELEHALEAIKWGTDYFVKAHTSPNVLWAEVGDGDTDHYCWQRPEDMTTSRHAYKIDENNPGSDLAGETAAAMAAASIVFKKTNPHYSRLLLHHAQQLFEFGDKYRGRYDASVGVVKSYYASVSGYMDELLWGAMWLYKATDSDNYLNYVINKAHYLGGISWAITEFSWDVKYAGLQLMASKLIAEDKHKKHNQILEQYRSKAEFYLCSCLNKNNGSNIDRTPGGLLYIRQWNNMQYVSTAAFLLTVYSDFLLNSNQKLNCHGGTVDHEEMFRFAKSQVDYILGSNPMNMSYLVGYGSKYPTRVHHRGASIVSYRENKGFIGCTQGYDNWYSHPDPNPNVLAGALVGGPDSQDNFMDQRDNYMQTEACTYNTAPLVGVFAKFLHLEHQNPWQSLVASY is encoded by the exons ATGGAGAAGAGCAACAACAACATTCTAAACCAACTTCAATTTCAAATAATCTTAAGATTTGCACACCCCGGTAATTCTCTTCTTCTTGTCATTCCCATCTTGGCGGCCATTTTTACTTCCACTGCTACTACAGTTTCAGCTTTCGACTATGCCGATGCTCTAACCAAGAGTCTTCTCTACTTCGAATCACAACGTTCTGGTCGGTTACCGTACAATCAACGTGTCACTTGGCGGGATAATTCAGGCCTCACTGACGGCTTAGAACAAGGA GTGGATTTGGTCGGAGGGTATTATGATGCCGGCGACCATGTAAAATTTGGGCTGCCAATGGCCTTCACGGTGACAATGCTTTCGTGGAGTGTCATTGAATTCCGAGACCAGATCGCCGAAGCCGGCGAATTGGAACATGCTCTGGAGGCAATCAAATGGGGCACAGATTACTTCGTTAAGGCACACACTAGTCCAAATGTGTTATGGGCTGAG GTGGGTGATGGAGATACTGATCACTATTGCTGGCAACGTCCGGAGGACATGACGACATCACGACATGCTTACAAGATCGACGAGAACAATCCCGGGTCAGATCTCGCCGGAGAAACAGCTGCCGCCATGGCTGCTGCTTCAATagttttcaagaaaacaaaccCACATTACTCACGCCTACTGTTGCACCATGCCCAACAG TTGTTTGAATTTGGTGATAAATACAGAGGTAGATATGATGCAAGTGTGGGAGTGGTGAAGAGCTACTATGCGTCGGTGAGTGGGTACATGGATGAATTGCTGTGGGGAGCAATGTGGCTGTATAAGGCCACTGACAGTGACAATTACTTGAACTACGTTATCAACAAGGCTCATTACCTTGGTGGGATCAGTTGGGCAATTACAGAGTTCAGCTGGGATGTTAAGTATGCTGGCCTCCAACTTATGGCTTCAAAG TTAATTGCCGAAGATAAACACAAGAAACATAATCAAATACTCGAGCAGTATAGGTCGAAGGCCGAGTTCTACTTATGTTCATGCCTCAACAAGAACAATGGCAGCAATATTGACCGGACGCCAGGCGGCCTCTTATACATTAGGCAATGGAACAACATGCAGTATGTTTCAACAGCGGCGTTTCTTCTCACTGTTTACTCAGATTTTCTGCTTAACTCAAATCAAAAACTGAATTGTCATGGAGGAACAGTGGATCATGAAGAGATGTTCAGATTTGCCAAATCTCAAGTAGATTATATCTTGGGCTCTAACCCAATGAACATGAGCTATTTAGTGGGTTATGGGTCCAAATACCCCACAAGGGTGCACCACAGAGGAGCCTCAATTGTGTCATACAGAGAGAACAAAGGGTTCATTGGGTGCACCCAAGGGTACGATAATTGGTACAGCCACCCGGATCCGAACCCCAATGTTCTGGCTGGAGCATTGGTGGGAGGACCCGATTCTCAAGATAATTTTATGGACCAAAGAGATAACTATATGCAGACTGAGGCCTGCACATACAATACGGCACCATTGGTGGGAGTCTTCGCAAAATTCTTACATTTGGAGCACCAAAATCCCTGGCAATCTTTGGTTGCTTCTtattag
- the LOC123195776 gene encoding glycine-rich RNA-binding protein 4, mitochondrial, producing the protein MKNSIALTAKRVMTSLSSSNSSTLNLRSYCSSSSHSSSSSPPPNAKLFVAGLSWSVDEKSLKDAFSSFGDVTEVRIIYDKDSGRSRGFGFVHFSKEDDAESARNAMDGKALLGRPLRISFALERVRGEPIVVPRLTNAGEFTNRNKRTN; encoded by the exons ATGAAGAACAGTATCGCTTTGACTGCTAAAAGAGTCATGACATCACTTAGTAGCAGCAATAGCTCAACTCTTAATCTGCGGAGCTACTGTTCTTCATCTTCTCATTCATCATCCTCGTCTCCTCCTCCCAACGCTAAACTTTTTGTTGCAG GTTTGTCATGGTCAGTTGACGAGAAGTCCCTGAAAGACGCCTTCTCTTCCTTTGGAGACGTGACAGAAG TTAGGATAATATATGATAAAGACTCTGGGAGGTCAAGAGGCTTTGGATTTGTTCATTTTTCTAAAGAAGACGATGCGGAATCAGCAAGAAATGCCATGGATGGAAAG GCATTGTTGGGTCGACCATTAAGGATAAGCTTTGCTCTCGAAAGGGTTCGCGGCGAACCAATTGTTGTCCCTCGCCTTACAAATGCTGGCGAATTCACAAATCGCAACAAACGAACAAATTAA
- the LOC123196134 gene encoding plant UBX domain-containing protein 4-like yields MEGSTQQETNTNLINSFMEITSSTKEEALFFLESHQWDLDAAVSTFLDDATITAAAFTSQPDSFNLPAVSSPLPSLSHQSPSTSPSASLSRSPSRSRSPSPAPAREPYQLRSRRRPERKEGKRASGTRGGIRTLADLNRTPLGDSDSDDDEPQQYYTGGEKSGMLVQDPTRGSDIDVDTIFNLVRHSAVEPRSSHHQPSSSSKAFTGTARLLTGEPVPSAPSQPSQPEEVVHNITFWRNGFTVDDGPLRRMDDPANASFLESIMRSECPRELATPDRRGGVHVQLNKRDEEYSEPPKRRSSFQGVGRTLGSSVTPASAISEPSAGATFFTAAPSPSIGLVVDSSSPTTSIRLRLADGTRLVSRFNYNHTIRDIHAFIDASRPGGPRNYQLQAMGFPPKQLTDLNQTIEQAGIANSVVIQKL; encoded by the exons ATGGAGGGGTCAACACAACAAGAAACCAACACAAACCTAATCAACTCTTTCATGGAGATCACGTCATCCACTAAAGAAGAAGCTCTGTTCTTCTTGGAGTCTCATCAGTGGGACCTGGACGCTGCCGTTTCAACTTTCTTAGACGATGCCACCATTACTGCCGCCGCTTTTACATCTCAACCCGACTCTTTTAATCTCCCTGCCGTTAGCTCTCCCTTGCCATCACTGTCTCACCAGTCGCCGTCTACTTCTCCGTCTGCGTCTCTGTCTCGTTCTCCATCTAGGTCTCGATCTCCCTCTCCCGCTCCTGCTCGCGAACCCTACCAACTGCGCTCGCGCCGCCGACCGGAGAGGAAGGAGGGTAAAAGGGCGTCGGGGACGCGTGGCGGGATTAGAACGCTTGCTGATCTCAATAGGACTCCTCTTGGTGACTCCGATAGTGACGACGATGAGCCACAGCAGTATTATACTGGTGGTGAGAAGAG TGGAATGCTGGTCCAGGATCCTACTAGAGGTTCTGATATTGATGTGGATACAATTTTCAATCTAGTTAGACACTCAGCTGTAGAACCACGCAGCAGTCACCATCAACCATCTTCTAGCTCAAAAGCCTTCACTGGAACAGCAAGATTACTCACTGGGGAGCCGGTGCCATCTGCTCCTTCTCAACCTTCTCAACCTGAAGAAGTTGTTCACAACATTACTTTTTGGAGGAATGGATTCACTGTGGATGACGGTCCATTGCGGAGAATGGATGATCCTGCGAATGCATCCTTCTTGGAG AGCATCATGAGATCTGAGTGTCCGAGGGAGCTTGCTACTCCAGATAGGAGAGGGGGTGTGCATGTTCAACTCAATAAGCGTGATGAAGAGTACTCT GAACCACCAAAGCGCCGTTCTTCTTTCCAGGGTGTAGGCAGAACTTTAGGTAGCAGTGTAACCCCTGCTTCTGCCATCTCTGAACCCAGTGCTGGTGCCACTTTCTTCACAGCTGCTCCATCACCATCAATAGGTCTAGTTGTGGATTCATCATCACCAACTACCTCAATTCGGCTGAGATTAGCAGATGGTACTCGCCTGGTTTCCCGCTTCAACTACAACCATACAATCAGAGATATTCATGCCTTCATTGATGCATCTAGACCTGGTGGCCCAAGGAACTATCAATTGCAGGCAATGGGGTTCCCTCCTAA